The Acidobacteriaceae bacterium nucleotide sequence TAAGGCGCTCTGCATGCTCAGTGTACTTACGAACACGCACATGCTGTTAGCCGCCAAGGAAGCCGGCGTAAGTCGTTTTTTCTACTCTTCCTCGGCATGCGTATATAACGGGGAGAGACAGACAGAGGCGAACGTCGTACCACTCAAAGAGTCGGACGCCTATCCTGCGTTGCCGGAAGATGGCTACGGTTGGGAGAAGCTCTTTTCCGAGCGCATGTGTAAACATTTTGAAGAGGATTATGGCATGACCTGTCGTGTAGCCCGTTACCACAATGTCTACGGGCCGGAAGGCACATGGACCGGCGGTCGCGAAAAGGCTCCTGCAGCGATCTGCCGGAAGGTTATCGAGGCTAAAAATTCCGGCAAACATGAGATCGACATCTGGGGCGATGGAAATCAAACGCGGAGCTTCATGTATGTCGACGATTGTGTAAAGGGCACTCAGATGATCATGGAAAGCGACATTGACGAGCCGATTAATCTCGGGTCGCATGAGATGGTGAGCATCAATCAGCTTGTCGACATCGCAGAGCAGATTGCAGGTGTCACGCTGAAGCGGACGTACAATCTA carries:
- a CDS encoding NAD-dependent epimerase/dehydratase family protein, producing the protein MNLKGKKAVICGAGGFVGGHLVKYLMAQGIDVVRAVDIKPLDRWYQTTDGVECVSLDLKGKINCEAAVRNADIVYQLAADMGGMGFIEKNKALCMLSVLTNTHMLLAAKEAGVSRFFYSSSACVYNGERQTEANVVPLKESDAYPALPEDGYGWEKLFSERMCKHFEEDYGMTCRVARYHNVYGPEGTWTGGREKAPAAICRKVIEAKNSGKHEIDIWGDGNQTRSFMYVDDCVKGTQMIMESDIDEPINLGSHEMVSINQLVDIAEQIAGVTLKRTYNLNAPKGVNGRNSDNTMILEKLGWEPSIKLLDGLTKTYKWIENEIAAGSRIKYNQ